A genome region from Fervidobacterium changbaicum includes the following:
- the mscL gene encoding large conductance mechanosensitive channel protein MscL: protein MKKFFKEFTDFLKQYNVIGLAVAIIIGGKLNQLVSSLVNDLITPAILQPVLSRMKLGSIQEIQWHGIYWGKVLSAAIDFLIVAWIVFTLVKAMNKAAEKAKVAAELAAKKIEEKVKKD, encoded by the coding sequence ATGAAGAAGTTTTTCAAGGAGTTCACTGATTTCTTAAAACAGTACAACGTAATTGGTCTTGCTGTCGCAATTATTATCGGTGGGAAACTCAACCAACTTGTTTCATCCCTTGTTAACGACCTTATTACTCCGGCTATTCTTCAGCCGGTACTCAGCAGAATGAAACTCGGAAGTATTCAGGAAATTCAGTGGCATGGCATTTACTGGGGAAAGGTTCTCTCCGCTGCGATAGATTTTCTTATAGTTGCTTGGATTGTTTTCACACTGGTAAAAGCGATGAACAAAGCTGCTGAAAAAGCAAAAGTAGCTGCCGAATTGGCAGCAAAAAAGATAGAAGAAAAGGTGAAAAAAGACTAA
- the sufU gene encoding Fe-S cluster assembly sulfur transfer protein SufU: MIYSEFIMDYSKLKKFHGKIENAHKVEEGKNLSCGDEVTLYFLFDGDKIVDVKFEGHGCAISQASTNVMIEQIIGKTKQEALEMMKNAENMMLGKEFDENVLGPIINFYDVKNYPMRVKCFLLPWKTLEIALKNE; this comes from the coding sequence ATGATATACTCTGAATTCATAATGGACTATTCAAAACTAAAGAAATTTCATGGAAAGATAGAAAACGCTCACAAGGTCGAGGAAGGTAAAAATCTTTCCTGCGGTGATGAAGTAACGCTTTATTTTCTTTTTGATGGTGACAAGATCGTCGATGTGAAATTTGAAGGGCACGGTTGTGCGATAAGTCAGGCATCAACAAACGTGATGATAGAACAAATCATTGGAAAAACAAAACAAGAAGCACTTGAAATGATGAAAAACGCAGAGAATATGATGCTTGGAAAAGAATTTGATGAGAATGTTCTTGGACCTATCATAAATTTTTACGATGTGAAGAATTATCCAATGAGGGTTAAATGCTTTCTACTTCCATGGAAAACCCTGGAGATTGCTTTAAAGAATGAATAA
- a CDS encoding SufS family cysteine desulfurase: protein MRSTVFSDEEFSNILNDFPALKRNINGKRLVYLDNAASTLKCKSVIEKMTDFYLYHYSNIHRAVHTLAGEATVAYEQAREKVANFLNASSEEIIFTSGTTMGINFLVNSLVKSGILKTEDTVLISQVEHHANLVPWVRLSKFYGFKVAYITADEKGVITNESILKTKESIPNPKVVSITGQSNVTGQEMPIELIRETFKNATLIVDGAQLVPHKKVDVKKFDVDFLVFSGHKMLGPTGIGVLYGKKALLEQLEPFLYGGEMIDKVTFEDVTFNVLPYRFEAGTQHITGAVGLGYTIDYLESIGFEKVEEHVEELSNYLLEKMMELDFVEIYGPIDSSHKSLVSFNVKGVHPHDVSHILDENFGVATRSGHHCAQPLMGVLAKGSKIDFPNSTVRASVYLYNTKEDIDVLIEGLKYIRRWFE from the coding sequence ATGCGCTCAACGGTGTTCTCGGATGAGGAGTTTTCAAATATACTGAACGATTTTCCTGCACTTAAAAGAAATATCAACGGCAAGAGGTTAGTTTATTTAGATAATGCAGCAAGCACGCTCAAATGCAAATCCGTCATCGAAAAGATGACGGATTTTTACCTTTATCATTATTCCAACATCCACAGAGCTGTTCACACACTCGCAGGTGAGGCAACAGTCGCGTACGAACAAGCAAGGGAAAAAGTGGCCAATTTTTTGAACGCAAGTTCCGAAGAAATCATCTTCACAAGTGGAACAACTATGGGAATAAATTTCTTAGTGAACTCGCTCGTGAAAAGCGGGATTTTGAAAACGGAAGATACTGTATTAATCTCGCAAGTAGAACACCATGCGAATCTCGTACCTTGGGTGAGACTCTCAAAATTCTACGGCTTTAAAGTAGCTTACATAACGGCAGATGAAAAAGGGGTTATCACAAATGAATCAATTTTGAAAACTAAAGAATCTATTCCAAACCCAAAAGTTGTTTCAATTACAGGACAGTCAAATGTTACAGGTCAAGAGATGCCTATAGAGTTGATAAGAGAGACTTTCAAAAATGCAACCTTGATAGTTGACGGTGCTCAGCTTGTACCACATAAAAAAGTTGATGTCAAAAAGTTCGATGTTGATTTTCTCGTGTTTTCAGGCCACAAAATGCTTGGCCCGACGGGAATAGGTGTTCTGTATGGAAAAAAGGCACTTCTTGAACAGCTTGAGCCGTTTTTGTACGGCGGAGAGATGATAGATAAAGTTACATTTGAAGATGTTACATTCAATGTTCTACCGTACAGATTCGAAGCCGGTACTCAACACATCACAGGTGCCGTTGGGCTTGGTTATACGATAGATTATCTGGAAAGTATCGGATTTGAGAAGGTAGAAGAGCACGTTGAAGAGTTATCAAATTACCTGTTAGAAAAGATGATGGAACTTGATTTTGTGGAAATCTACGGACCAATTGATTCTTCTCACAAATCTTTGGTATCATTTAATGTGAAAGGTGTGCATCCGCATGATGTTTCACACATACTCGATGAGAATTTTGGTGTAGCCACAAGAAGCGGGCACCATTGTGCACAACCGCTAATGGGCGTCTTAGCGAAAGGATCAAAGATAGATTTTCCTAACTCAACAGTTAGAGCGAGCGTTTATCTATACAACACGAAAGAAGATATAGATGTCTTAATAGAAGGGTTAAAATACATCCGGAGGTGGTTCGAATGA
- a CDS encoding SufB/SufD family protein: MSITKIEKTLRLEHQNLRAIVPQRKTIDAQDYNVEDFKPSGNNLLDEWRIKRLSEYLTYKFPMWKRTGLKSISLPNVLPYKGLESLDIDGLNLLESLDFEGADRKFVLLADVFSSSGDYVTVKDDTTLIVNDITQYDNMLIDVRSGELNLVRIVEKPFFVGNLRVKVRKGAKFNLYNLYLGSKDDSLLISNVFIDVEDNSKTVVKDFYFGGKINAGYVSVRISGENAYADVRPYYLGSRKTIIDILYLMRFYKPNSYGNVDAKGVLSDESKVVFRGIMDIISGAKEVEAHQSNHATLVSLKAKVEAIPSLMVDENDVVASHAASSSPIDENMVFYLMSRGIPREDAQKMIVRGVFETLKDELKRYNLEGVVENALNGVLG, encoded by the coding sequence ATGAGCATAACGAAAATAGAAAAGACTTTGAGACTGGAACATCAAAACTTACGGGCGATTGTCCCCCAGAGAAAAACGATAGATGCACAAGACTACAATGTGGAAGACTTCAAACCCAGCGGAAATAATCTACTCGATGAATGGAGGATAAAAAGGCTTTCCGAATACCTTACGTACAAATTTCCCATGTGGAAGAGAACGGGTTTAAAGAGCATTTCTTTACCAAACGTCTTGCCATACAAAGGTTTAGAATCTCTCGATATCGATGGTTTGAATTTACTCGAATCTCTGGATTTTGAAGGAGCAGATAGAAAATTTGTTCTACTTGCCGACGTTTTCTCTTCGAGTGGGGACTACGTAACTGTCAAAGATGACACCACATTGATAGTCAACGACATCACCCAGTACGATAATATGTTGATCGACGTGCGAAGCGGGGAACTTAATCTTGTAAGAATTGTCGAAAAACCTTTCTTTGTAGGCAATCTCAGAGTGAAAGTCAGAAAGGGTGCGAAGTTTAATCTTTACAATCTTTACTTAGGAAGCAAAGATGACAGTTTACTTATTTCAAATGTTTTCATAGATGTCGAAGATAATTCAAAAACCGTAGTCAAAGATTTCTATTTCGGTGGTAAAATAAATGCTGGATACGTAAGTGTGAGAATAAGTGGTGAAAATGCCTACGCCGATGTGCGTCCTTATTATCTTGGAAGCAGGAAAACGATTATAGACATACTCTATCTCATGAGATTCTACAAACCAAACAGTTACGGAAATGTCGATGCAAAAGGTGTACTCTCTGATGAATCTAAAGTAGTATTCAGAGGCATAATGGATATCATCAGCGGTGCGAAAGAAGTCGAAGCACACCAAAGCAACCATGCAACTTTGGTCTCTCTAAAGGCTAAAGTTGAAGCGATACCAAGTCTTATGGTCGACGAAAACGATGTTGTTGCATCACATGCCGCAAGTAGCTCACCGATAGATGAGAACATGGTATTTTATCTGATGAGCAGGGGTATACCAAGAGAAGATGCGCAGAAGATGATTGTACGCGGGGTCTTTGAGACACTGAAAGATGAACTCAAACGATACAATCTGGAAGGGGTTGTTGAGAATGCGCTCAACGGTGTTCTCGGATGA